The Helicobacter sp. 'house sparrow 1' genome includes a region encoding these proteins:
- a CDS encoding AAA family ATPase has product MQNLLSPHFSSIINQAVNIAREMKHNILTIEHIFLASLLDDQANKILQDCGLDISSTQENITNYLLKYLPKEKSPSNAIPHQTPALQRVFINMVNHFNSSSQKRIEIQDFFIFILLEEKSYSAQILATLDITKVKIQDSVHLKEQKDPLTQYAKNLNDLARDGKIDPIIGRDKEILRVSEILCKRKKNNAILVGEAGVGKTAIAEGIALSIVNQTCVDALKNFEVFSLDLVSMIAGSKFRGDFEKRLKSVLDQAHQKKNIILFIDEIHMLIGAGSSGNSNMDAANILKPLLVNGSLKCIGATTHQEYKHFSKDKALNRRFMSVEVLEPSIADCYKILTRLAPLYEKHHNVSYTKDAIKACVDLSHYYINDKFLPDKALDLLDEAGVNLKNRKRTIGKKQVQETLSRFINIPKETLDSDEKVSIKNLENTLRREIFSQDEAIKKVTTVIKINKAGLNTPYKPIGSFLFVGPSGVGKTALAQTIAKALGIAFHRIDMSEYMEPHSVSKLIGAPSGYVGFEQGGLLIDLIKKSPHCVLLLDELEKAHHDIFNLFLQVMDNATLSDNLGNKADFKNVILIMTSNIGNQESLSLGFHNSQSNKQDRAVRNFFSPEFQGRLDGIIHFNSLNLQDYKNITKKFIHQLNLQLQDKNLILEIQSNALDFIASKALNPKFGAREIEKIIQNDIKAKLSEIILFEKITKKTVIKIALKKEEIFLKY; this is encoded by the coding sequence ATGCAAAATCTATTAAGTCCTCATTTCTCAAGCATTATCAACCAAGCTGTTAATATTGCAAGAGAAATGAAGCACAATATCCTAACCATTGAACATATATTTTTGGCTTCTCTACTTGATGATCAGGCAAATAAAATACTTCAAGACTGTGGCTTGGATATCTCATCAACCCAAGAGAATATCACAAACTATCTTTTAAAATATCTTCCTAAAGAAAAATCTCCCAGTAATGCAATTCCACATCAAACTCCAGCGTTACAGAGAGTTTTTATCAATATGGTAAATCATTTTAATAGCTCCAGTCAAAAAAGAATAGAAATCCAAGACTTCTTTATTTTCATTCTACTTGAAGAAAAAAGCTATAGTGCACAAATTCTTGCCACTCTTGATATTACAAAAGTAAAAATACAAGATTCTGTCCATCTTAAAGAACAAAAAGACCCCCTAACACAGTATGCAAAGAATCTCAATGATCTTGCAAGAGATGGAAAGATTGATCCCATAATCGGAAGAGATAAGGAAATATTACGCGTAAGTGAAATTCTTTGTAAGCGAAAAAAAAATAATGCAATCTTAGTAGGTGAAGCAGGTGTTGGAAAAACTGCTATTGCAGAGGGAATTGCACTAAGTATTGTAAATCAAACCTGTGTTGATGCACTAAAAAATTTTGAAGTTTTTAGCCTAGATCTTGTAAGTATGATTGCTGGAAGTAAGTTTAGAGGTGATTTTGAAAAACGCTTAAAATCTGTTTTAGATCAAGCTCATCAAAAAAAGAACATCATACTATTTATTGATGAAATTCATATGTTAATTGGTGCAGGTTCAAGCGGTAATAGCAATATGGATGCTGCAAATATTTTAAAACCCCTTCTAGTAAATGGATCCCTTAAGTGCATTGGAGCTACAACCCATCAAGAGTATAAACACTTTTCTAAAGATAAGGCCTTAAATAGAAGATTTATGAGTGTGGAAGTATTAGAGCCTAGTATTGCTGATTGCTATAAAATTCTCACAAGACTAGCACCTCTTTATGAGAAACACCATAATGTAAGCTATACAAAAGATGCGATTAAAGCTTGTGTGGATCTATCACACTATTACATCAACGATAAATTTTTACCTGATAAAGCCTTAGATTTATTAGATGAAGCAGGCGTGAATCTAAAAAATAGAAAACGCACTATAGGGAAAAAACAAGTCCAAGAAACACTCTCTCGCTTTATCAATATTCCAAAAGAAACTCTAGATTCTGATGAAAAAGTCTCTATTAAGAATCTAGAAAATACCCTTAGGAGAGAAATTTTTTCTCAAGATGAAGCGATTAAAAAAGTTACCACAGTGATAAAAATTAATAAAGCAGGACTTAACACGCCTTATAAACCAATAGGGAGCTTCTTATTTGTAGGTCCTAGTGGCGTTGGAAAGACAGCACTAGCACAAACTATTGCAAAGGCTCTAGGTATCGCCTTTCATCGTATTGATATGAGTGAGTATATGGAACCACATAGTGTCTCAAAACTCATTGGTGCTCCCAGTGGCTATGTTGGATTTGAACAAGGGGGATTGCTTATAGATTTAATCAAAAAATCTCCTCATTGTGTTTTGTTATTAGATGAGCTAGAAAAAGCCCATCATGATATTTTCAACCTCTTTTTGCAAGTAATGGATAATGCAACCTTGAGTGATAATTTAGGCAATAAGGCTGATTTTAAAAATGTAATTCTAATAATGACATCCAATATCGGGAATCAAGAAAGCTTATCGTTAGGATTCCACAATTCCCAAAGCAACAAACAAGATCGTGCAGTTAGGAACTTTTTTTCTCCAGAATTTCAAGGAAGATTGGATGGAATTATTCATTTTAATAGTTTAAACCTACAAGATTATAAAAATATAACAAAAAAATTCATCCATCAATTAAATTTACAACTTCAAGATAAAAATCTTATTCTTGAGATTCAAAGCAATGCTCTAGATTTTATTGCTTCAAAAGCTCTAAATCCTAAATTTGGGGCAAGAGAGATTGAAAAAATCATACAAAATGATATCAAAGCAAAGCTTAGCGAAATTATTTTGTTTGAAAAAATCACCAAAAAGACGGTAATAAAAATTGCTCTAAAAAAAGAGGAAATTTTTCTAAAATACTAG
- a CDS encoding ATP-dependent Clp protease adaptor ClpS — protein sequence MSQEQIQQDIKTFLQTPNMAQVIMLNDDYTPMDFVVEILIQIFDQGYNQANQTMLSVHNNGSGICGTYPYDIAELKLHLAEQKARSNDYPLQFTLKDL from the coding sequence ATGTCTCAAGAACAAATACAACAAGATATAAAAACCTTTCTTCAAACCCCAAATATGGCACAAGTGATTATGTTAAATGATGATTATACACCTATGGATTTTGTTGTTGAAATTTTAATCCAGATCTTTGATCAAGGTTATAATCAAGCAAATCAGACAATGCTAAGTGTCCATAATAATGGAAGTGGAATTTGTGGAACCTATCCCTATGATATTGCAGAACTAAAGCTCCATCTTGCGGAGCAAAAGGCTAGATCAAATGATTATCCATTGCAATTTACACTCAAAGACTTATAA
- the lysA gene encoding diaminopimelate decarboxylase yields the protein MIDFYELVKRYQTPLYVYDLQKIREKFKEYKTSFSGRKSLICYALKANSNLSIVNEIAKLEGGADCVSIGEVKRAILAGIKPYRIIFSGVGKSDDEIKEALNLNILFINTESYQELLRIEMIAKDLKRSARISIRVNPNIDPKTHPYISTGLSENKFGVEIEEAKKMYLYAHKSEFLQPIGIHFHIGSQLTELDPIIQSTQKIADFARSLLALGIEIKFFDVGGGIGICYKDEETINLYDYAQGILSKLNGLDFTIICEPGRSIVGESGYFVTKVLYEKHTQNKRFVIVDGAMNDLLRPSLYGAFHRARVLDKKMENVSRADVVGPICESGDFLAKDIELPEMQTGDCIVFENAGAYGYSMSSNYNTRARSAEVGVDHDKILLLKNREKFEDMIADELENLRFNYES from the coding sequence ATGATTGATTTTTATGAGTTAGTAAAAAGATACCAAACCCCTCTTTATGTATATGACTTACAAAAGATTAGGGAAAAATTTAAAGAATATAAAACTTCATTTAGTGGAAGAAAGTCCCTTATTTGCTACGCACTTAAGGCAAACTCTAATCTTTCAATAGTTAATGAAATTGCAAAACTTGAGGGTGGGGCTGATTGCGTGTCAATTGGTGAGGTAAAAAGAGCTATTTTAGCTGGAATTAAACCCTATAGGATTATTTTTAGTGGAGTGGGCAAGAGTGATGATGAAATAAAAGAAGCTTTAAATCTTAATATCTTATTTATTAATACAGAATCTTATCAAGAGCTCTTAAGAATTGAGATGATTGCTAAAGATTTAAAAAGAAGCGCAAGAATTTCTATTAGAGTTAATCCAAATATTGACCCAAAAACACATCCTTATATTTCTACAGGCTTGAGTGAAAATAAGTTTGGAGTTGAGATTGAGGAAGCAAAAAAGATGTATCTTTATGCGCACAAATCAGAGTTTCTTCAACCTATTGGAATCCACTTTCACATAGGCTCGCAACTTACAGAACTAGATCCTATTATCCAATCTACTCAAAAGATTGCAGATTTTGCAAGAAGCTTGCTTGCATTGGGAATTGAGATTAAATTTTTTGATGTTGGCGGGGGTATTGGTATTTGTTATAAAGATGAAGAAACTATCAATTTATATGATTATGCACAAGGAATCTTATCCAAGCTTAATGGGCTTGATTTTACGATCATTTGCGAGCCTGGAAGGTCGATTGTTGGAGAGAGCGGTTATTTTGTAACAAAAGTGTTGTATGAAAAACACACACAAAATAAGCGATTTGTAATTGTGGATGGGGCAATGAATGATCTTTTAAGACCTAGTTTATATGGGGCTTTTCATCGGGCTAGAGTTCTAGATAAAAAGATGGAAAATGTTAGTAGGGCAGATGTTGTGGGCCCAATCTGTGAGAGTGGAGATTTTTTAGCAAAAGATATAGAGCTTCCAGAAATGCAAACAGGGGATTGTATTGTTTTTGAAAATGCAGGAGCCTATGGTTATTCTATGAGTAGTAATTACAATACAAGGGCTAGAAGTGCAGAAGTTGGGGTTGATCATGATAAGATTTTGCTACTTAAAAATAGAGAAAAATTTGAAGATATGATTGCAGATGAGCTTGAGAATCTAAGGTTTAATTATGAATCATGA
- a CDS encoding bifunctional chorismate mutase/prephenate dehydratase: protein MNHEISILREEIDKIDDDILALLEKRMECAQNIGRIKALQNSTIYVPEREKSILLRLQQKNTRFLSPQAIQTIYQEIFAVSRSLESLEKVAFLGSIGDFAHQALEKRFKVTNNCLAMNNIESVFEALKSQRVKYGLIPLESQDGITGESIKLLLQNNFKIIAEIFLPTHYCLMGDMDNLQEIKKIYSKDNAFKQCKKFLQSHHLDLVQKVSVDTFSKAGYLVSGEKNTVAICPKITAKYCNIPVILEDIEDSCNEERFIIVSDFSNQSTSNDKTSVFVVCENQDKTENLLKLLSDFSKYQINITSIALKRIDMDFKTGFYIDFDGHYDDFNVQKLFKESQMQIKWLGSYIKEK from the coding sequence ATGAATCATGAGATCTCAATACTAAGAGAAGAAATTGATAAAATTGATGATGATATTCTTGCTTTGCTTGAAAAAAGAATGGAGTGTGCCCAGAACATTGGTAGGATTAAGGCTTTACAAAATAGCACAATTTATGTTCCAGAAAGAGAAAAATCCATCCTTCTTAGATTGCAACAAAAAAACACGAGGTTTTTAAGTCCTCAAGCAATCCAAACAATTTATCAAGAAATTTTTGCAGTTTCTAGGAGTTTAGAGTCTCTAGAAAAGGTTGCTTTTTTAGGATCTATTGGGGATTTTGCTCATCAGGCTTTGGAAAAAAGATTTAAAGTGACAAATAATTGTTTGGCAATGAATAACATAGAATCCGTTTTTGAAGCATTAAAATCCCAAAGAGTAAAATATGGATTAATACCTCTAGAGAGTCAAGATGGTATAACTGGGGAGAGTATTAAATTATTACTGCAGAATAATTTTAAAATCATTGCTGAAATTTTTTTACCTACACATTATTGTCTTATGGGTGATATGGATAATTTACAAGAGATTAAAAAGATTTATTCTAAAGATAATGCTTTTAAGCAATGCAAAAAATTTTTACAATCACATCATCTAGACTTGGTTCAAAAAGTTTCTGTGGATACTTTTTCTAAGGCAGGCTATCTTGTCTCAGGAGAAAAGAATACGGTTGCTATTTGTCCAAAGATTACGGCAAAATATTGCAATATTCCAGTGATACTTGAAGATATTGAAGATTCTTGTAATGAAGAGCGGTTTATAATTGTGAGTGATTTTTCCAATCAATCAACAAGCAATGATAAAACCTCTGTTTTTGTAGTATGTGAGAATCAGGATAAAACAGAGAATTTATTAAAATTGTTGAGTGATTTTAGTAAATATCAAATCAATATCACATCAATTGCCTTAAAAAGAATTGATATGGATTTTAAAACTGGTTTTTATATTGATTTTGATGGACATTATGATGATTTTAATGTTCAAAAATTATTTAAAGAAAGCCAAATGCAAATAAAGTGGTTAGGTAGTTATATAAAGGAGAAATAG
- a CDS encoding DUF2156 domain-containing protein — protein sequence MLNFKEIELEDQEIIQKFLQEDEFKISDISFVNLFLWRKARRIAYAIFRDCLIIQTTYKNQNPFYFFPIGKGDKLEAIKILVEFCKARSEVLEFHSLEQTSVDFLKKFFGEAFIFTLNRDRSDYVYSIEELISLSGRKYHKKKNHLNRFLQTYPNFTFERIDEKNTNELLEVWKQWFEIQENPSIGLINENIGIIEVLKNWGELEVSGGLIRVNNKIIAFSFGEVVSKEMAVIHIEKADSNFHGAYQIINQQLLANIFSHIKYANREEDLGIEGLRRAKMSYNPVFLVEKYEASLNQR from the coding sequence ATGTTGAATTTTAAGGAGATTGAGTTAGAAGACCAAGAGATTATCCAAAAGTTTTTACAAGAAGATGAATTTAAAATCTCTGATATTAGCTTTGTTAATTTGTTTCTTTGGAGAAAAGCTCGAAGGATTGCATATGCAATTTTTAGAGATTGTTTGATTATCCAAACAACTTATAAAAATCAGAATCCTTTTTATTTTTTTCCAATAGGTAAGGGTGATAAACTTGAAGCTATTAAGATATTAGTAGAGTTTTGCAAAGCAAGAAGTGAGGTTTTAGAATTTCATTCTTTAGAGCAAACATCTGTGGATTTTTTGAAGAAATTTTTTGGAGAAGCATTTATTTTTACACTAAATAGAGATAGAAGCGACTATGTTTATAGCATTGAGGAGTTGATCTCTTTGAGTGGAAGAAAGTATCACAAGAAGAAGAATCACCTGAATAGATTTTTGCAAACTTATCCAAATTTTACTTTTGAAAGAATTGATGAGAAAAATACAAATGAGCTTCTAGAGGTTTGGAAACAGTGGTTTGAGATACAAGAAAATCCATCTATTGGATTGATCAATGAAAATATTGGGATCATTGAAGTTTTAAAGAACTGGGGAGAGTTAGAAGTTAGTGGAGGGTTAATTCGAGTGAATAATAAGATTATTGCTTTTAGCTTTGGAGAAGTTGTTAGCAAAGAGATGGCGGTGATTCATATTGAAAAAGCAGATTCTAATTTTCATGGAGCTTATCAAATCATTAATCAGCAATTATTGGCAAATATTTTCTCTCATATAAAATACGCAAATAGGGAGGAGGATTTAGGGATTGAAGGCTTAAGAAGAGCAAAGATGAGTTACAATCCTGTCTTTTTGGTTGAAAAATACGAAGCAAGTCTCAATCAGAGATAA
- a CDS encoding sodium-dependent transporter produces the protein MMNNFSKFGFILATLGSSIGLGHIWRFPYVTGTSGGGAFVLLYLAITFIIGISLIIAEMIIGNRGKKNVQDSFNVLDPTQSKKWKWAGFFIISGPVILTYYCIVLGWVIYYLVMLSFNLPSSLEESQNLFEGLLMQNTLAQIVCLFSIVAITAYFVARGIKSGIESLNFVLMPLLFIIFIGLLFYAMTLPSFGQGLYFMFNFDFSKITSKVLIDALGQSFYSLSIGLCIIITYAATTDEKQNLFSSAMWVVIPGIVISLIAGVMIFTFVFEHNAEPSGGAGLIFITLPLVFKEMGLAGNIICLLFMIGLAFAGISSTVSLLEPSVKWLEEKTSLNRISATCILSAIIFIVGIVLLFSLNPNNHLSIMGKSLFDWTDWISANILLTLGGLASCIFVGWVLNKNTLRDFTQHYFNDFAFNIWLFSLRYLAPVTIIVILIYNIFIKD, from the coding sequence ATTATGAATAATTTTTCTAAATTTGGTTTTATACTGGCGACATTAGGAAGCTCTATAGGGTTGGGCCATATTTGGCGTTTTCCCTATGTTACTGGAACTAGTGGTGGTGGGGCTTTTGTATTACTTTATTTAGCTATTACCTTTATTATTGGCATTTCTCTTATTATTGCAGAAATGATCATAGGCAATAGGGGTAAAAAAAATGTTCAAGATTCTTTTAATGTATTAGACCCAACACAATCTAAAAAGTGGAAATGGGCAGGTTTTTTCATTATTTCAGGTCCTGTGATTCTGACATATTATTGCATAGTCTTAGGCTGGGTAATCTATTATCTTGTAATGCTGAGTTTTAATTTACCTTCTAGCTTAGAGGAATCTCAAAATTTATTTGAGGGATTATTGATGCAAAATACCCTAGCCCAGATTGTTTGTCTTTTTAGCATTGTTGCAATTACTGCTTATTTTGTTGCTAGAGGTATTAAAAGTGGAATTGAAAGCTTAAATTTTGTTCTAATGCCCTTGTTATTTATCATTTTTATTGGGCTTTTATTTTATGCAATGACTTTGCCTTCTTTTGGACAAGGCTTGTATTTTATGTTTAATTTTGATTTTAGCAAGATTACATCTAAAGTTTTAATTGATGCATTGGGGCAATCATTTTATTCCTTATCTATTGGACTTTGCATTATTATTACCTATGCTGCCACAACAGATGAAAAGCAAAATCTCTTTTCAAGTGCAATGTGGGTTGTAATCCCTGGCATCGTTATCTCTTTGATTGCTGGAGTAATGATTTTTACTTTTGTTTTTGAACATAATGCAGAACCATCAGGAGGTGCTGGATTAATTTTTATCACACTACCTTTAGTGTTTAAGGAAATGGGATTAGCAGGAAATATTATTTGTTTATTATTTATGATAGGTCTTGCTTTTGCTGGAATCTCAAGTACAGTTTCTTTACTTGAACCTTCTGTAAAATGGTTAGAAGAGAAAACAAGTCTTAACCGCATTAGTGCAACTTGTATTCTTTCTGCAATAATTTTTATAGTTGGAATTGTTCTACTCTTTTCTTTAAATCCTAATAATCATCTCTCTATTATGGGGAAAAGTTTATTTGATTGGACAGATTGGATTAGTGCAAATATCTTACTTACACTAGGTGGTTTAGCATCTTGTATATTTGTAGGATGGGTTCTTAATAAGAATACTTTAAGAGATTTTACACAGCATTATTTTAATGATTTTGCTTTCAATATCTGGTTATTCTCATTGAGATATCTAGCGCCTGTCACAATCATTGTGATACTGATTTATAATATCTTTATTAAGGATTAA
- a CDS encoding YbgC/FadM family acyl-CoA thioesterase, whose translation MDFRIYYEDTDCSGIVYHGSYFKFCERARSELFFQKMLSPQNQDGFFVVTDIEAKFLNSAKLGDLIQVKSKILAIKKVSLLLEQKVFLIRDSSGFDDIKELFKMNVQLAFLDSITKKPKKMPQYFLEVVNGG comes from the coding sequence ATGGACTTTAGAATTTATTATGAAGATACAGATTGTAGCGGTATTGTCTATCATGGTAGCTACTTTAAATTTTGTGAAAGAGCTAGGAGTGAGCTTTTTTTTCAAAAGATGTTGTCCCCACAAAATCAAGACGGTTTTTTTGTTGTAACAGATATTGAAGCAAAATTTTTAAACAGTGCTAAGCTTGGTGATCTAATCCAAGTAAAATCAAAGATCCTAGCAATAAAGAAGGTTTCTTTATTGCTAGAACAAAAGGTTTTTTTAATTCGAGATAGCAGTGGTTTTGATGATATAAAAGAGCTTTTTAAAATGAATGTGCAACTTGCATTTTTAGATTCTATTACAAAAAAACCCAAAAAAATGCCACAATATTTTTTGGAGGTAGTAAATGGAGGCTGA
- a CDS encoding HP0495 family protein: MEAEIKYPCKWEYRIIGDDEDRIKGAVFEVVDKEYQLSKKNTSAKGNYVSMHLIVEVENEQMRNEIFQKLQKLPFIKMVI; the protein is encoded by the coding sequence ATGGAGGCTGAGATTAAATACCCATGTAAATGGGAGTATAGGATTATAGGAGATGATGAGGATAGAATCAAAGGAGCTGTTTTTGAAGTAGTAGATAAAGAATATCAATTAAGTAAGAAAAACACTTCCGCAAAAGGAAACTATGTCTCAATGCACCTGATTGTGGAAGTAGAAAATGAACAAATGCGTAATGAAATTTTTCAAAAGTTGCAAAAATTACCATTCATTAAGATGGTTATTTAG